One segment of Purpureocillium takamizusanense chromosome 7, complete sequence DNA contains the following:
- the RRP8 gene encoding 25S rRNA (adenine(645)-N(1))-methyltransferase (EggNog:ENOG503NYW7~BUSCO:EOG09263YBT~COG:A) has translation MFAVPGWSVSADSLKAENTSSAAATSAQGPAAGAKSRKRKRNAEAVTASNVVDLYESVVEGRKAQPPPPSSSKQPKEKPSKKARKEDGAGGGKKAQAEVKKSQEHAADVDGGEGKKKETKPEGTETGEAPKESKKDKKKKNKQKGNNESRGAQPSATEEEKQQSRTGNNDVRNRDGQPSMPPPKPATSSNKLTPLQASMREKLVSARFRHLNETLYTRPSEEAFELFQESPEMFDEYHEGFRRQVKVWPENPVDSFLADIRARAKVRQPGRHQQQQRGGRGGGRGRGGRQASASESSRGGDLPLPRTAGLCTIADLGCGDARLAESLRAEQAKLNVEVKSFDLQSPSPLVTRADIADLPLADGSVNVAIFCLALMGTNWIDFIEEAYRVLHWKGELWVAEIKSRFGPPSGAAGKRAAGGGGGVVAHSVGNRKKAAAATTSGKKGGKKGGAGADDDPTALHGQDLAVEVDGVEDRRRETDVSAFVEALRRRGFVLRGERAEAVDMSNRMFVKMHFIKGAAPTKGKGVKAAAAAAAQEGGTRGGKKKTFAPKWDEGDQDDDEAGVDASEAAILKPCVYKIR, from the coding sequence ATGTTCGCCGTTCCGGGCTggtccgtctcggccgacAGCCTCAAAGCGGAGAacacctcgtcggccgcggcgacctcggcgcagggcccggccgccggcgcaaaGTCGCGGAAGCGGAAGCgcaacgccgaggccgtcacggcgtccaacgtcgtcgacctgTACGAGTCGGTCGTGGAGGGTCGCAaggcgcagccgccgccgccgtcgtcgtccaagcagcccaaggagaagccgtccaagaaggcgaggaaggaggacggcgcgggcggcggcaagaaggcaCAGGCTGAGGTGAAGAAGAGTCAGGAGCACGCGGCTGACGTCgacgggggagaggggaagaagaaggagacgaAGCCCGAGGggacggagacgggcgaggctcCCAAGGAAagcaagaaggacaagaagaagaagaacaagcaAAAGGGCAACAATGAGAGCAGAGGCGCCCAACCATCAGCCACCGAGGAGGAAAAGCAGCAGTCCAGAACCGGCAACAACGATGTCAGGAATCGCGACGGGCagccctcgatgccgccgcccaagccggccaccagcagcaacaagctGACGCCTCTGCAGGCGTCGATGCGCGAGAAGCTCGTCTCGGCGCGGTTCCGGCATCTCAACGAGACGCTGTACACGCGGCCGTCGGAAGAGGCGTTTGAGCTGTTCCAGGAGTCGCCCGAGATGTTCGACGAGTACCACGAGGGCTTCCGCCGGCAGGTCAAGGTGTGGCCCGAGAACCCCGTCGAcagcttcctcgccgacattcgcgcgcgcgcaaaggTCCGGCAGCCGGGcaggcaccagcagcagcagcgtggtggccgcggcggcggtcgtggacgcggcggacggcagGCATCAGCATCGGAATCATCGCGGGGCGGTGACCTCCCCCTGCCGCGCACGGCGGGCCTCTGCACCATCGCGGACCTGGGCTGCGGAGACGCCCGGCTCGCCGAGTCGCTGCGGGCggagcaggccaagctcaacgTCGAGGTCAAGAGCTTCGACCTGCAgagcccgagcccgctcGTCACGCGCGCCGACATCGCCGACCTgccgctggccgacggcTCCGTCAACGTGGCCATCTTCTGCCTCGCCCTCATGGGCACCAACTGGATCGACTTCATCGAGGAGGCGTACCGCGTCCTGCACTGGAAGGGCGAGCTCTGGGTCGCCGAGATCAAGTCGCGCTTCgggccgccctcgggcgccgccggcaagagggctgctggcggcggcggcggcgtcgtggctcACAGCGTCGGCAACCGCAaaaaggcggccgccgctaCTACTTCcggcaagaagggcggcaagaaaggcggcgccggcgccgacgacgacccgacGGCGCTGCACGGGCAGGACCTAGCCGTCGAggtggacggcgtcgaggaccgGCGCCGCGAGACGGACGTGTCGGCCTttgtcgaggcgctgcgccggcgcggctTCGTGCTCCGCGGggagcgcgccgaggccgtcgacatgTCGAACCGCATGTTCGTCAAGATGCACTTTATcaagggcgccgccccgaccaagggcaagggcgtcaaggctgcggcggcggcggcggcgcaggagggggggacCAGGGGCGGCAAGAAAAAGACGTTTGCGCCCAAGTGGGATGAGGGCGAccaggatgacgacgaggccggcgtggATGCCAGCGAGGCAGCCATTCTCAAGCCGTGTGTGTACAAGATCCGCTGA
- the DDI1 gene encoding DNA damage-inducible protein 1, variant 2 (EggNog:ENOG503NWPK~MEROPS:MER0030081~COG:L), translating to MTISTLRESIQADANIPPASQQIYHNGRLISDDSKTMEELQIADGDMLAVHVRPPRAAATPAQAQRPQAARPSAAAPAQTQSQPRQGGDNDPEMVRLQVLGDPALRQQLQRQHPELASAAEDPARFAAILRDAQDRERRERLERQREIERLNDDPFNIENQRKIEDMIRQERVMENLQNAMEHNPEVFGRVHMLYINVEVNGHKVKAFVDSGAQATIISPSCAEACGIMRLVDTRFAGVARGVGTANIIGRVHSAQIKIGQLHLPCSFTVMEGKSTDLLLGLDMLKRYQATIDLAKDKLIIQGEEVPFLGEADIPKDEEAAAAQEPTIPGPAGTSIGQRSGVVMPPGQAQPPPQQQQQQQQQQQPSAPTPPAPVPAAQAPSAATPNVTPAHVDSLVAMGATREQAVQALQAAEDNVDVAAGLIFF from the exons ATGACCATCTCCACCCTGCGCGAGTCCATCCAGGCCGATGCCAAcatcccgcccgcctcacAACAGATCTACCATAACGGCCGCCTCATCTCGGACGACTCCAAGACcatggaggagctgcagatCGCCGATGGGGACATGTTGGCCGTGCACGTACGaccgccccgcgccgccgcgacaccTGCCCAGGCTCAGCGTccgcaggccgcccgcccgtcagcgGCCGCACCCGCGCAAACGCAGTCCCAACcgcgccagggcggcgacaacgacccTGAGATGGTACGCCTTCAGGTGCTGGGTGACCCCGCTCTGaggcagcagctgcagagGCAGCATCCAGAgctggccagcgccgccgaggaccccgcccgcttcgccgccatcctgcGAGACGCCCAGGACCGCGAGCGCCGAGAGCGCCTGGAGCGACAGCGGGAGATTGAGCGCCTCAATGATGACCCCTTCAACATTGAGAACCAGAGGAAGATTGAAGACATGATTAGGCAGGAGCGCGTCATGGAGAACCTGCAAAACGCCATGGAGCATAACCCCGAGG TGTTTGGACGTGTGCACATGCTCTACATCAATGTAGAGGTCAACGGACACAAGGTCAAGGCCTTTGTCGACTCTGGGGCGCAGGCAACCATCATCTCTCCGTCGTGCGCCGAGGCATGCGGCATCATGCGCCTTGTCGACACGAGGtttgccggcgtcgcccgcggcgtggGCACGGCAAACATCATCGGCCGCGTCCACTCCGCCCAGATCAAGATCGGACAGCTGCACCTGCCATGCAGCTTCACCGTCATGGAGGGCAAGTCGACCGACTTGCTTCTCGGCTTGGACATGCTGAAGCGCTACCAGGCCACCATcgacctggccaaggacaagctcatcatccagggcgaggaggtgccCTTCCTCGGAGAGGCCGACATTCCCaaggacgaagaggccgccgccgctcaggAGCCCACGATACCCGGCCCGGCGGGCACCTCGATAGGACAGCGATCTGGGGTGGTTATGCCGCCCGGGCAGGcacagccgccaccgcagcagcagcagcagcagcagcagcagcaacagccgtctgcgccgacgccgccggcaccagtGCCAGCCGCTCAGGCACCTTCGGCGGCTACGCCAAACGTCACTCCCGCGCACGTCGACAGTCTGGTGGCAATGGGCGCCACCCGCGAGCAGGCTGTccaggcgctgcaggcggccgaggacaatgttgacgtcgccgccggttTGATTTTCTTCTGA
- the DDI1 gene encoding DNA damage-inducible protein 1 (EggNog:ENOG503NWPK~MEROPS:MER0030081~COG:L), producing MRITLSIYNPQAANQDNLVTLDIFPDMTISTLRESIQADANIPPASQQIYHNGRLISDDSKTMEELQIADGDMLAVHVRPPRAAATPAQAQRPQAARPSAAAPAQTQSQPRQGGDNDPEMVRLQVLGDPALRQQLQRQHPELASAAEDPARFAAILRDAQDRERRERLERQREIERLNDDPFNIENQRKIEDMIRQERVMENLQNAMEHNPEVFGRVHMLYINVEVNGHKVKAFVDSGAQATIISPSCAEACGIMRLVDTRFAGVARGVGTANIIGRVHSAQIKIGQLHLPCSFTVMEGKSTDLLLGLDMLKRYQATIDLAKDKLIIQGEEVPFLGEADIPKDEEAAAAQEPTIPGPAGTSIGQRSGVVMPPGQAQPPPQQQQQQQQQQQPSAPTPPAPVPAAQAPSAATPNVTPAHVDSLVAMGATREQAVQALQAAEDNVDVAAGLIFF from the exons at GCGCATCACGCTCAGCATATACAACCCGCAGGCCGCGAACCAGGATAACCTGGTGACGCTCGACATCTTCCCCGACATGACCATCTCCACCCTGCGCGAGTCCATCCAGGCCGATGCCAAcatcccgcccgcctcacAACAGATCTACCATAACGGCCGCCTCATCTCGGACGACTCCAAGACcatggaggagctgcagatCGCCGATGGGGACATGTTGGCCGTGCACGTACGaccgccccgcgccgccgcgacaccTGCCCAGGCTCAGCGTccgcaggccgcccgcccgtcagcgGCCGCACCCGCGCAAACGCAGTCCCAACcgcgccagggcggcgacaacgacccTGAGATGGTACGCCTTCAGGTGCTGGGTGACCCCGCTCTGaggcagcagctgcagagGCAGCATCCAGAgctggccagcgccgccgaggaccccgcccgcttcgccgccatcctgcGAGACGCCCAGGACCGCGAGCGCCGAGAGCGCCTGGAGCGACAGCGGGAGATTGAGCGCCTCAATGATGACCCCTTCAACATTGAGAACCAGAGGAAGATTGAAGACATGATTAGGCAGGAGCGCGTCATGGAGAACCTGCAAAACGCCATGGAGCATAACCCCGAGG TGTTTGGACGTGTGCACATGCTCTACATCAATGTAGAGGTCAACGGACACAAGGTCAAGGCCTTTGTCGACTCTGGGGCGCAGGCAACCATCATCTCTCCGTCGTGCGCCGAGGCATGCGGCATCATGCGCCTTGTCGACACGAGGtttgccggcgtcgcccgcggcgtggGCACGGCAAACATCATCGGCCGCGTCCACTCCGCCCAGATCAAGATCGGACAGCTGCACCTGCCATGCAGCTTCACCGTCATGGAGGGCAAGTCGACCGACTTGCTTCTCGGCTTGGACATGCTGAAGCGCTACCAGGCCACCATcgacctggccaaggacaagctcatcatccagggcgaggaggtgccCTTCCTCGGAGAGGCCGACATTCCCaaggacgaagaggccgccgccgctcaggAGCCCACGATACCCGGCCCGGCGGGCACCTCGATAGGACAGCGATCTGGGGTGGTTATGCCGCCCGGGCAGGcacagccgccaccgcagcagcagcagcagcagcagcagcagcaacagccgtctgcgccgacgccgccggcaccagtGCCAGCCGCTCAGGCACCTTCGGCGGCTACGCCAAACGTCACTCCCGCGCACGTCGACAGTCTGGTGGCAATGGGCGCCACCCGCGAGCAGGCTGTccaggcgctgcaggcggccgaggacaatgttgacgtcgccgccggttTGATTTTCTTCTGA
- a CDS encoding uncharacterized protein (EggNog:ENOG50~SECRETED:SignalP(1-20~SECRETED:cutsite=ASC-VS~SECRETED:prob=0.5572)), protein MLFPSMTMPLLVALMGGASCVSTGGPRDETPNGLLRTYHQQVEDLLREATSSTVCYKDYIGRLKASKQKPPNASLTAGIHDSDASARSSWVHLDNARKTAQNPKFERSGLVVEGLPDVLDTRGKHQGPYTEALQRTLKHLGEAAELAGEAHETVQRERANVLDELKKPPKDRRIDTSKAVVQMEELDGGARGLVVLGVAVAGVAVAGVITYAPFVAAHVETAQAIEELDEAVSRTRDVGARFALQARSNPHEVDIGMAVSLRDSAAHARRLLQVADDNIAVQDRLLPHVSDDQRAEASAVIHDAAVQVQDARMAIDQPRTWYLWFRNYVRSVAF, encoded by the coding sequence ATGCTCTTCCCCTCCATGACCATGCCGCTCCTTGTGGCCTTGATGGGTGGCGCCTCCTGTGTATCCACGGGTGGTCCGCGCGACGAGACTCCAAACGGTCTTCTGAGGACATATCATcagcaggtcgaggacctACTCCGAGAAGCTaccagcagcaccgtctGCTACAAAGACTACATCGGCAGGCTCAAGGCTTCCAAGCAAAAACCGCCAAACGCCTCGCTGACAGCGGGCATTCACGACAGTGACGCGTCAGCGAGAAGCTCATGGGTGCACCTTGACAACGCCCGCAAGACTGCTCAGAACCCAAAATTTGAAAGgagcgggctcgtcgtcgagggtcTCCCTGACGTCCTGGATACCCGGGGCAAACACCAGGGACCATACACCGAGGCGCTCCAGCGCACGCTCAAGcatctcggcgaggcggcagagCTAGCCGGCGAGGCCCACGAAACCGTGCAACGGGAGAGAGCcaacgtcctcgacgagctcaagaagcCTCCCAAGGACCGGCGCATTGACACGTCCAAGGCCGTGGTGCAGATGGAGGAGCTAGATGGGGGCGCACGAGGCCTCGTGGTGCTCGGCGTGGCCGTGGCAGGCGTGGCCGTAGCCGGGGTGATAACGTACGCACCCTTCGTGGCGGCGCACGTGGAGACGGCGCAGGCCATCGAAGAGCTTGACGAGGCGGTGTCAAGGACCAGGGACGTTGGGGCACGGTTCGCGTTGCAGGCAAGGTCCAACCCGCACGAGGTGGACATTGGCATGGCCGTGAGCCTTCGCGACAGCGCGGCCCATGCCAGAAGGCTGCTCCAGGTCGCTGACGACAACATTGCGGTGCAGGACAGGCTGCTCCCGCACGTCTCTGACGACCAACGGGCCGAGGCGAGCGCCGTCATTCACGATGCAGCGGTCCAAGTCCAAGATGCCCGCATGGCTATTGACCAGCCGCGAACCTGGTACTTGTGGTTCAGGAACTACGTCCGCAGCGTTGCCTTTTGA